One window of Acidimicrobiales bacterium genomic DNA carries:
- a CDS encoding pyridoxal-dependent decarboxylase has protein sequence MDATRRAEKQRLLAEAARRAGAYLDRDAEAPVFPSAESEAALDGLTDRLSDDGSDAMDVLAQLDRLGSPATVRTNGGRYFGFVNGGSEPEALAANVLASVWDQNAALPVMSPVAARLDEIASRWIVEILGLPAAATGGFCAGAAVANLTCVVAARDALLMRDGWDVAERGLVGAPPLQIVASEEIHIAVLKALRVAGLGTGSVTFVPTDDEGRVRADALPPLGPRALVLLQAGNVNTGHSDPFPAAADATSAAGGWLHIDGAFGLWAAASPTRRRLVAGAERADSWAVDAHKWLNVPYDSALAVCARGEDLRRSMAMNAAYLPADAARASMHLGLQMSQRARAVDTWAVLATKGRRGVAEMIDHTCELAARMADALRAEGVQLLAEPVLNQVLVAFRDDATTLATIAAVQDGRRAWVGGTVWKGRQAMRISCSDTMATTVDVDDAVDAILRAWRSVEVQADE, from the coding sequence ATGGACGCAACCCGCCGAGCCGAGAAACAGCGACTCCTGGCCGAGGCGGCCCGCCGAGCCGGGGCCTACCTGGACCGCGACGCGGAGGCGCCGGTGTTCCCCTCGGCCGAGAGCGAGGCGGCCCTGGACGGTTTGACCGACCGATTGTCCGACGATGGGAGCGATGCGATGGACGTGCTGGCACAGCTCGACCGACTCGGTTCCCCCGCCACGGTGCGCACCAACGGCGGGCGGTACTTCGGTTTCGTCAACGGGGGAAGCGAACCCGAGGCCCTCGCGGCGAATGTCCTCGCGTCGGTGTGGGACCAGAACGCGGCTCTTCCGGTGATGTCGCCCGTCGCGGCCCGGCTCGACGAGATCGCGTCGCGATGGATCGTCGAGATCCTGGGGCTGCCGGCGGCGGCGACCGGCGGGTTCTGCGCGGGAGCGGCCGTGGCCAACCTCACCTGCGTCGTCGCCGCCCGCGACGCGCTCCTCATGCGGGATGGATGGGACGTCGCCGAGCGAGGTCTCGTGGGCGCGCCGCCGCTCCAGATCGTGGCCTCGGAGGAGATCCACATCGCCGTCCTCAAGGCACTGCGGGTGGCCGGACTCGGCACCGGATCGGTGACCTTCGTGCCGACCGACGACGAGGGGCGGGTTCGGGCCGACGCCCTGCCGCCGCTGGGCCCCCGGGCCCTCGTGCTGCTTCAGGCGGGCAACGTCAACACCGGCCACAGCGATCCGTTCCCCGCCGCGGCCGACGCCACGAGCGCGGCCGGCGGTTGGCTCCACATCGACGGGGCGTTCGGTCTGTGGGCCGCCGCGTCGCCCACTCGTCGTCGCCTCGTCGCCGGCGCCGAACGGGCCGACTCGTGGGCGGTCGACGCGCACAAGTGGCTCAACGTGCCCTACGACTCGGCGCTCGCGGTGTGCGCCCGGGGTGAGGACCTGCGCCGGTCGATGGCGATGAACGCGGCCTACCTGCCCGCGGACGCCGCACGAGCGTCCATGCACCTCGGGCTTCAAATGTCGCAACGGGCTCGGGCCGTCGACACCTGGGCGGTTCTCGCCACGAAGGGCCGTCGTGGTGTGGCCGAGATGATCGATCACACCTGCGAGCTCGCGGCCCGCATGGCCGACGCGCTCCGGGCCGAGGGTGTGCAGTTGCTGGCCGAGCCGGTCCTCAATCAGGTGCTGGTGGCGTTTCGCGACGACGCCACCACGCTCGCCACGATCGCGGCGGTACAGGACGGGCGTCGCGCCTGGGTCGGGGGCACGGTCTGGAAGGGCCGACAGGCCATGCGCATCAGCTGCTCCGACACCATGGCGACGACCGTCGATGTCGACGATGCGGTCGATGCGATTCTGCGGGCCTGGCGCTCGGTCGAGGTCCAAGCCGACGAGTAG
- the hisG gene encoding ATP phosphoribosyltransferase, protein MSARVAVPSKGRLRDRVFDLLRHAGYNLRQLGTENAALVVEDIEFIEMRPRDAAAWLRAGRLDAAFISTDTALENEIESWPAIDLGFSRSDLVLACRTDAPYVSAADLAGKTVATHLPNWTRRWFESKNITIDVVAMGGSLEGICARGLADAIVDLRETGNSLRRNSLHAIEVAASCQAVFAHPPTSESPEVAGLLLRMDAARTATSRQYLMMHIAPDRIDQLRTIFPGLAAPTLLPLSGRDDLVAVHLVVRREDLWARLTDLRGIGATGIVALPTDAILE, encoded by the coding sequence ATGAGCGCCCGCGTTGCCGTCCCGTCCAAGGGCCGTCTGCGCGATCGGGTCTTCGACCTCCTGCGCCATGCGGGCTACAACCTCCGCCAGCTCGGTACGGAGAACGCGGCGCTCGTCGTCGAGGACATCGAGTTCATCGAGATGCGCCCCCGCGACGCGGCCGCCTGGCTCCGGGCCGGACGCCTCGATGCCGCGTTCATCTCCACCGACACTGCGCTGGAGAACGAGATCGAGTCCTGGCCCGCGATCGACCTCGGTTTCTCGAGGTCCGATCTCGTCCTGGCCTGTCGCACCGACGCGCCCTACGTCTCGGCGGCCGACCTCGCGGGCAAGACCGTGGCGACGCACCTGCCGAACTGGACTCGTCGCTGGTTCGAGTCCAAGAACATCACCATCGATGTGGTGGCGATGGGCGGGTCCCTCGAGGGCATCTGTGCACGCGGGCTGGCCGACGCCATCGTCGATCTCCGCGAAACGGGCAACAGCCTCCGCCGAAACTCGCTGCACGCCATCGAGGTCGCCGCCTCGTGCCAGGCCGTGTTCGCGCATCCACCCACGAGCGAGTCCCCCGAGGTCGCCGGGCTTCTGTTGCGCATGGACGCCGCCCGCACCGCCACCAGCCGGCAATACCTGATGATGCACATCGCGCCCGACCGCATCGATCAACTGCGCACGATCTTCCCCGGCCTGGCCGCACCCACGCTGCTCCCGCTCTCGGGTCGAGACGACCTCGTCGCCGTCCACCTCGTGGTGCGACGCGAGGATCTGTGGGCGCGCCTCACCGACCTGCGCGGGATCGGGGCCACCGGCATCGTCGCGCTCCCCACCGACGCCATCCTGGAGTGA
- the hisE gene encoding phosphoribosyl-ATP diphosphatase, with translation MILDELEEVLRARRTASPDESYTAQLLVDPELAQRKIMEEAFEVCLELGRPTNDPALTAQEAADLLYHLMVGLVAVDVPLRDVFAVLEGRRS, from the coding sequence GTGATTCTCGACGAACTCGAAGAGGTCCTCCGGGCGCGGCGCACCGCCAGTCCGGACGAGTCCTACACCGCCCAGCTGCTCGTCGACCCGGAGCTCGCCCAGCGCAAGATCATGGAAGAGGCGTTCGAGGTCTGTCTCGAGCTCGGTCGACCGACCAACGACCCCGCCCTCACGGCGCAGGAAGCCGCCGACCTGCTCTACCACCTGATGGTCGGGCTGGTCGCCGTCGACGTGCCGCTGCGCGACGTGTTCGCGGTGCTCGAAGGTCGCCGCTCATGA